A portion of the Eulemur rufifrons isolate Redbay chromosome 30, OSU_ERuf_1, whole genome shotgun sequence genome contains these proteins:
- the LOC138379134 gene encoding melanoma-associated antigen D2 produces MSDTSESGAGVTRFQAEASERDSGSTMQTLLTVTQNLEVSETLKTSKAPEVSEDVKVSKAAGVSKTTEVSKTPEAQEAAATQASATTQLTDTQVLTAEKKSPTADTKKPNADPQAATMPATETKKVSCVADTKVNAKATETEAAASKTPADEPEPEGAAAQAQENQDTRPKVKAKKARKVKHLDGEEDGSSDQSQASGTTGGRRVSKALMASMARRASRGPIALWARRASRTRLAAWARRALLSLRSPKARRGKAHRRAAKLQSSQEPEAPPPRDVALLQGRANDLVKYLLAKDQTKIPIKRSDMLKDIIKEYTDVYPEIIERAGYSLEKVFGIQLKEIDKNDHLYILLSTLEPTDAGILGTTKDSPKLGLLMVLLSIIFMNGNRSSEAVIWEVLRKLGLRPGIHHSLFGDVKKLVTDEFVKQKYLDYARVPNSNPPEYEFFWGLRSYYETSKMKVLKFACKVQKKDPKEWAAQYREAMEADLKAAAEAAAEAKARAEIRAQMGIGLGSENAAGPCNWDEADIGPWAKARIQAGAEAKAKAQESGGASAGASTSTSTSASASSGFSTSASLTATLTFGLFAGLSGAGASTGGSSGACGFSYK; encoded by the exons ATGTCTGACACAAGCGAGAGTGGTGCAGGTGTAACTCGCTTCCAG GCTGAAGCTTCAGAAAGGGACAGTGGGTCAACGATGCAGACCCTACTGACAGTGACTCAGAATTTGGAGGTCTCAGAAACACTGAAGACCTCAAAGGCACCAGAGGTCTCAGAGGATGTGAAGGTCTCAAAAGCCGCAGGAGTCTCAAAGACCACAGAAGTCTCAAAGACCCCAGAGGCTCAAGAGGCAGCTGCCACCCAGGCCTCAGCTACCACTCAGCTGACTGATACCCAGGTTCTGACAGCTGAAAAGAAGAGTCCAACAGCTGACACCAAGAAGCCGAATGCTGACCCACAGGCTGCGACAATGCCTGCCACTGAGACCAAAAAGGTCAGCTGTGTGGCTGATACGAAGGTCAATGCAAAGGCCACGGAGACTGAGGCTGCTGCCTCTAAGACTCCGGCAGATGAACCTGAACCCGAGGGTGCAGCTGCCCAGGCTCAGGAGAATCAGGATACTCGGCCCAAGGTCAAGGCCAAGAAAGCCCGAAAG GTGAAGCATCTGGATGGGGAAGAGGATGGCAGCAGTGATCAGAGTCAGGCTTCTGGAACTACAGGTGGCCGAAGGGTCTCAAAGGCTTTAATGGCCTCAATGGCCCGCAGGGCTTCAAGGGGTCCCATAGCCCTTTGGGCCCGCAGGGCATCAAGGACTCGGTTGGCTGCTTGGGCACGGAGGGCCTTGCTCTCCCTGAGGTCACCTAAAGCCCGTAGGGGCAAGGCTCACCGTAGAGCTGCCAAGCTCCAGTCATCCCAAGAGCCTGAAGCGCCACCACCTCGGGATGTGGCCCTTTTGCAAGGGAGG GCAAATGATTTGGTGAAGTACTTATTGGCCAAAGACCAGACAAAGATTCCCATCAAGCGCTCAG ACATGCTGAAGGACATCATCAAAGAATACACTGATGTATACCCTGAAATCATTGAACGAGCAGGCTATTCCTTGGAGAAG GTATTTGGGATTCAATTGAAGGAAATTGATAAGAATGACCACTTGTACATTCTTCTCAGCACCTTAGAGCCCACTGATGCAGGCATACTGGGAAC GACTAAGGACTCACCCAAGCTGGGTCTCCTCATGGTGCTTCTTAGCATCATCTTCATGAATGGAAATAGGTCCAGTGAGG CTGTCATCTGGGAGGTGCTACGCAAGTTGGGGCTGCGCCCTGG GATACATCACTCACTCTTTGGGGATGTGAAGAAGCTCGTTACTGATGAGTTTGTGAAGCAGAA GTACCTGGACTATGCCAGAGTCCCCAATAGCAATCCTCCCGAGTATGAGTTCTTCTGGGGCCTGCGCTCATACTATGAGACCAGCAAGATGAAAGTCCTCAAGTTTGCCTGCAAG GTACAAAAGAAGGATCCCAAGGAATGGGCAGCTCAGTACCGAGAGGCAATGGAAGCAGATTTGAAGGCTGCAGCTGAAGCTGCAGCTGAAGCCAAGGCAAGGGCCGAGATTAGAGCTCAAATGGGCATTGGGCTCGGCTCAGAGAATGCTGCCGGGCCCTGCAACTGGGACGAAGCTGATATCGGACCCTGGGCCAAAGCCCGGATCCAGGCAGGAGCTGAAGCTAAAGCCAAAGCCCAAGAGAGTGGTGGTGCCAGTGCTGGTGCCAGCACCAGTACTAGTACCAGTGCCAGTGCCAGCAGTGGCTTCAGCACCAGTGCCAGCCTGACTGCCACTCTCACATTTGGGCTCTTCGCTGGCCTCAGTGGAGCTGGTGCCAGCACCGGTGGCAGCTCTGGTGCCTGTGGTTTCTCCTACAAGTGA